One window of the Halobacillus litoralis genome contains the following:
- a CDS encoding methyltransferase family protein — protein sequence MSLFDVLFLVITFFWLAEFIVFRNRRSAEGDDSLERRSFPLILAAVVSAITSSLIMRELDFGILTVTWIWWVGLFLYAGGVSLRYWGILHLKDQFTRDVSVKEGDRLISSGPYRLLRHPLYTGLFFIIIGFCLGVGNLITAFLCGWLVTYALLHRINLEEAMLVEEHGEKYKDWCRTRYRLIPFIY from the coding sequence ATGAGTTTGTTTGACGTTTTGTTCCTTGTTATTACCTTCTTTTGGTTAGCCGAGTTCATTGTATTTCGCAATCGCCGCTCGGCAGAGGGGGACGATTCCTTGGAGCGCCGTTCCTTTCCCCTCATTCTTGCGGCCGTAGTTTCGGCCATAACTTCTTCTTTGATTATGCGGGAATTGGATTTTGGGATTCTCACGGTAACTTGGATATGGTGGGTTGGTTTATTTTTATATGCAGGTGGAGTTTCCCTGCGATATTGGGGTATCCTTCATCTGAAAGATCAGTTCACACGGGATGTATCGGTGAAGGAAGGCGATCGTCTGATAAGTTCAGGTCCATATCGTCTATTGAGACATCCATTGTATACAGGGTTGTTTTTTATTATCATCGGGTTTTGTTTAGGGGTAGGAAACCTTATCACAGCATTCCTTTGTGGGTGGTTGGTTACTTATGCTTTACTACATAGAATCAACTTGGAAGAAGCGATGTTAGTGGAAGAGCATGGAGAGAAATATAAGGATTGGTGTCGAACACGATACCGGTTGATTCCTTTTATTTATTAA
- a CDS encoding dicarboxylate/amino acid:cation symporter: protein MKLTTKIFIGLILGAVVGIVLHLAAPDLFTTLDAYVFSPLGTVFLNLIKMLVVPIVFFSITLGTASLGDPKKLGRIGGKTIAFFLATTTIAISIAISLAYLFQPGNIDIDPAGAEYEAEEAPGVVETFTNIIPTNPIQSMVEGNMLQIIAFSIFIGFALAMLGKKTEGIYKIIDQGNEIMMFLVNLIMRFAPYGAFGLLASAIGTMGIDGMKGMLMYMVVVILGLFIHAIVTYGSAVKFFGKMSPVKFFKGFFPAMTVGFSTSSSSSTLPISMKTAQENLNVPKPVSSFVQPLGATINMDGTAIMQGVATIFIAQVYGSDLGFAQLIMVVLTAVLASIGTAGVPGVGLIMLAMVLNQVSLPVEGIALIIGIDRLLDMTRTALNITGDAACAVVVAETEKKHGLEEDSRTAEA, encoded by the coding sequence ATGAAGTTAACAACCAAGATTTTTATTGGCCTGATACTTGGTGCGGTTGTCGGTATTGTTTTACACCTTGCCGCCCCGGATTTATTTACAACACTTGATGCCTATGTGTTCAGTCCGTTAGGGACCGTATTCTTGAATCTTATTAAAATGCTGGTCGTACCAATCGTATTCTTTTCCATTACTTTAGGTACTGCTTCTTTAGGTGATCCAAAAAAACTTGGAAGAATCGGTGGAAAAACGATCGCCTTTTTCCTTGCTACTACAACGATCGCCATTTCTATTGCCATTTCCCTGGCCTACCTTTTCCAGCCCGGTAACATCGATATCGATCCTGCCGGTGCAGAGTATGAAGCTGAAGAAGCTCCAGGAGTCGTTGAAACGTTTACGAATATCATTCCGACGAACCCTATTCAATCTATGGTGGAAGGGAATATGCTTCAAATAATTGCTTTCTCCATTTTCATCGGTTTTGCATTGGCAATGCTCGGTAAGAAAACCGAAGGGATTTACAAAATCATTGATCAAGGTAACGAAATCATGATGTTCCTTGTGAACTTAATCATGCGTTTCGCTCCATACGGCGCCTTCGGTCTATTGGCTTCAGCCATCGGGACCATGGGTATAGATGGTATGAAGGGAATGCTCATGTATATGGTCGTCGTTATACTCGGGTTATTCATACATGCGATAGTGACTTATGGATCAGCGGTTAAATTCTTTGGTAAGATGAGTCCTGTTAAGTTCTTCAAAGGTTTCTTCCCGGCTATGACCGTCGGATTCAGTACATCAAGCAGCAGCTCGACACTGCCGATCTCCATGAAAACGGCACAAGAGAATTTGAACGTGCCGAAACCAGTGAGCAGTTTCGTACAACCCCTGGGTGCAACCATTAACATGGATGGTACAGCAATCATGCAGGGTGTTGCGACAATTTTCATTGCGCAAGTGTATGGTTCAGACTTAGGCTTTGCTCAATTGATTATGGTCGTTCTGACGGCTGTATTAGCAAGTATCGGAACAGCGGGTGTTCCGGGTGTAGGTTTGATCATGCTTGCAATGGTATTGAACCAAGTTTCTCTACCGGTGGAAGGAATTGCATTAATCATCGGTATCGACCGTCTTCTTGATATGACGCGTACTGCGCTTAATATCACGGGTGATGCAGCCTGTGCCGTCGTGGTGGCTGAAACAGAGAAAAAACATGGGCTAGAAGAAGACTCACGCACTGCTGAAGCTTAA
- a CDS encoding trans-sulfuration enzyme family protein, which yields MSESSFDTKVVHHKLDQQQVPNSKSTPIYQTSAFTFKDLDHLESYYEGDSPYLYTRERNPNTDELSGTVAQLEEAPAGVATSSGMSAILAGILSVAKPGDHIIAAEDLYGGTHKLITKELSTFGIDVTMVSFAELEEVEEAVQENTRLLYTESISNPFLRVEDLAGLVKLAKEKGLKTMVDNTFATPYLLQPYTSGIDLVVHSGTKYIGGHSDVTCGVLVGDQMLVQEATSKVVTLGANLSPFEAWLTQRGAKTLGLRMKQQSTNAEQVAKALKKHAGVRTVYYPEYVSDRGHGAIVTIELDEKVNVETFFQSLGWIKIAPTLAGVETTISYPVRTSHRALSEKEKENIGINDYVIRLSIGIEDSEDIINQLTLAIEA from the coding sequence ATGTCAGAATCATCATTCGATACAAAAGTTGTCCACCATAAACTGGATCAGCAGCAGGTCCCAAATAGTAAGAGCACCCCGATTTATCAAACATCAGCTTTCACATTCAAAGATTTGGATCATCTCGAAAGCTACTACGAAGGGGATAGTCCATATCTATATACGAGGGAGAGAAACCCGAACACAGATGAACTGTCAGGGACTGTGGCTCAATTAGAAGAAGCACCAGCAGGAGTAGCCACTTCATCTGGAATGTCAGCAATTCTAGCTGGTATCCTTTCTGTGGCTAAACCAGGTGATCATATTATTGCTGCAGAAGACTTGTATGGAGGTACTCACAAGCTGATCACTAAAGAGCTTTCTACATTCGGTATTGATGTAACGATGGTATCGTTTGCAGAGTTGGAAGAGGTGGAAGAAGCGGTACAGGAGAATACAAGGCTCCTCTATACTGAGTCCATTTCTAATCCTTTTTTACGGGTGGAGGATTTAGCAGGGTTGGTGAAGTTAGCTAAGGAAAAAGGTTTGAAGACAATGGTCGACAATACGTTCGCCACCCCTTATCTTCTTCAACCGTACACATCAGGAATCGATCTCGTCGTTCATAGCGGGACAAAGTATATTGGCGGGCATAGTGATGTTACATGCGGTGTGCTCGTAGGTGATCAAATGCTTGTTCAGGAAGCGACAAGTAAAGTGGTTACGTTGGGTGCAAATTTAAGCCCGTTCGAGGCGTGGTTGACTCAACGAGGAGCCAAAACCTTAGGCCTGCGGATGAAACAACAGTCCACTAATGCAGAGCAAGTAGCGAAAGCTTTGAAAAAACATGCGGGTGTGCGTACGGTGTATTACCCGGAATATGTATCTGATCGCGGCCATGGGGCTATTGTTACGATTGAATTAGATGAAAAAGTAAATGTGGAAACCTTTTTTCAATCACTGGGGTGGATTAAGATAGCACCGACACTGGCAGGGGTAGAGACTACAATATCTTATCCTGTAAGGACTTCCCATCGAGCTCTATCGGAGAAAGAAAAAGAGAATATCGGTATTAATGATTATGTCATCAGATTATCTATCGGAATTGAGGATAGTGAAGATATCATCAATCAATTGACACTAGCCATCGAGGCATGA
- a CDS encoding NUDIX hydrolase: MKEMLTVFNNEGEPTGIKDRDEVHRDGEWHETFHCWFFEQKDKKIYLLFQQRSSEKKDFPDLFDITAAGHIEAQENLMKAGLREIKEELGLELKAEQVKKGGVFKEVLKEGTFIDKEICHVHFHRYTSALDFDIGNEVQDIVRVPLEQFSYLVTGECRRISGVSLLSEHSIDLVKKDFVPHEVGYERFIIQSICEYVEKL; the protein is encoded by the coding sequence ATGAAAGAAATGCTTACGGTTTTCAATAACGAGGGGGAACCCACAGGGATAAAAGACCGTGATGAGGTGCATAGAGATGGTGAGTGGCATGAAACCTTCCATTGTTGGTTTTTTGAACAGAAAGATAAGAAGATATATCTCTTGTTCCAACAGCGCTCTAGTGAGAAAAAGGATTTCCCTGATTTGTTTGATATTACTGCAGCAGGGCATATTGAAGCGCAAGAAAATCTTATGAAAGCAGGTTTGCGAGAAATTAAAGAAGAACTGGGTCTCGAATTGAAGGCAGAGCAAGTCAAAAAGGGCGGAGTCTTTAAAGAAGTGTTAAAAGAAGGGACATTTATTGACAAAGAGATTTGCCATGTTCATTTCCACCGATACACATCAGCTTTGGACTTCGACATTGGTAATGAGGTCCAGGATATTGTAAGGGTACCTCTAGAACAATTTTCTTATTTAGTTACAGGAGAGTGTAGGAGGATATCTGGCGTATCACTGCTCTCAGAGCACTCGATCGATTTGGTCAAGAAAGATTTTGTTCCACATGAAGTTGGTTATGAACGTTTTATTATTCAATCCATCTGTGAATATGTCGAAAAACTTTGA
- a CDS encoding EAL domain-containing protein: MAQTMEHPWGTLKQLSIPIWFFDLNEQKMYVSSLLRKDLRLEREVLDMEEIKTMLHKDDVHYLYRTKEIEEARSSIHLDYRLRVGKGYRWVKDIVTPFYNNQGVVAGYTGVAAPDGIYQSELVKIKKGIIEIGDAFLSYNGQAFFDFLVKYLADILDVDTVLIGELTGVDKEEVTAISLFHKGEVTSGLTYTLEGTPCEQVVASYDCYFPRDVKTRFPGDQLIREYHVESYLGKALLNSEGEVIGIFAIMDHKTQTSGPLSKAMFQVFADRIANELSRMQAENKLRMLSRYDPLTGLVTRTYFSKLLKEELLSPSNVRQYVALLLIDIDNFKMINDSWGHARGDDLLRQFARYLRRTFAQKDCVISRISSDEFVVWLRNVSTIDEVCEVSDHIIHSMRQPFIINQKEFYSTASIGITFSSHGEESGEDILRYADAAMHKAKINGKNRYEIYDARMSEQIREELDLKQSLHHALDNGEFILHYQPQVCGKTFEVIGYEALIRWNHPEFGLLSPYHFIRLAEETGMIIDIGEWVLQEACTQTKQWQMKDQRPGLKIAVNLSAQQFADALLPQKVFKALEDSGINSESLIIEITETMVLQDFDRSIDTLNQLRAEGIKVHLDDFGVGFSSLSYLNRLPVDAIKIDRSFINQINKDTTEVAIVNAIISMAKSLGLQVIAEGVEQQEHITYLKQKGCYEYQGYFFSKPVPAQCVSL; encoded by the coding sequence ATGGCTCAGACAATGGAACATCCTTGGGGTACGCTCAAACAGCTTTCCATACCTATCTGGTTTTTTGATTTGAATGAACAAAAGATGTATGTAAGTTCACTGTTGAGAAAGGACCTCCGTTTAGAGAGAGAAGTATTAGATATGGAAGAGATAAAAACGATGCTTCATAAGGATGACGTGCACTATTTGTATCGGACGAAAGAGATTGAGGAAGCACGGAGTTCCATCCACCTGGATTACCGGTTAAGGGTAGGAAAAGGGTACCGTTGGGTGAAGGATATTGTTACACCTTTTTATAACAATCAAGGGGTAGTGGCCGGGTATACAGGAGTAGCAGCCCCTGATGGCATATATCAGTCTGAGCTGGTCAAAATCAAAAAAGGAATTATAGAGATCGGGGATGCCTTTTTATCTTACAATGGCCAGGCCTTTTTCGATTTTCTTGTAAAATATTTAGCTGATATTTTAGATGTGGATACCGTTTTGATTGGTGAATTGACTGGTGTGGATAAAGAAGAAGTCACGGCGATCTCCTTGTTTCACAAAGGAGAGGTGACCTCGGGATTGACCTACACATTAGAGGGAACACCGTGTGAGCAGGTGGTAGCGTCCTATGACTGCTATTTCCCCCGTGATGTAAAAACTCGGTTTCCGGGTGACCAGTTGATTCGCGAGTATCATGTGGAAAGTTATTTAGGCAAAGCTCTTTTAAATTCAGAAGGAGAAGTCATCGGTATTTTTGCCATCATGGATCACAAAACACAAACAAGTGGACCACTGAGCAAGGCTATGTTCCAAGTTTTTGCGGACCGGATTGCTAATGAACTATCTCGTATGCAGGCAGAAAATAAACTGCGAATGTTATCCAGATATGATCCACTCACAGGCCTTGTTACAAGGACATATTTCTCCAAACTACTTAAAGAAGAACTTCTATCCCCCAGTAACGTGAGACAATACGTGGCGTTACTATTAATTGATATCGATAATTTCAAGATGATCAACGATTCATGGGGGCATGCTAGAGGGGATGATTTGCTGCGTCAGTTTGCTCGGTACTTGCGGCGGACCTTTGCGCAAAAGGATTGTGTCATTTCACGAATCAGCAGTGACGAATTTGTCGTGTGGTTACGCAATGTTTCTACTATCGATGAAGTATGTGAAGTAAGTGACCACATTATTCATTCGATGAGGCAGCCGTTTATCATTAATCAAAAAGAGTTTTACAGTACAGCGAGTATTGGAATTACATTCTCTTCTCACGGTGAGGAAAGCGGGGAAGACATCTTGAGATATGCGGATGCAGCGATGCATAAGGCGAAAATAAATGGTAAAAATCGTTATGAAATCTATGACGCGCGTATGAGTGAACAAATACGTGAAGAACTGGACTTGAAACAATCGCTTCATCACGCCCTGGATAATGGAGAGTTCATCCTGCATTATCAGCCTCAAGTCTGTGGGAAAACTTTTGAAGTGATAGGATATGAAGCATTAATCAGGTGGAACCATCCAGAATTTGGTCTTTTATCTCCTTATCATTTCATCCGACTGGCTGAGGAGACAGGGATGATCATTGATATTGGTGAGTGGGTACTGCAGGAAGCTTGCACTCAAACAAAGCAGTGGCAAATGAAGGATCAACGACCAGGGTTGAAAATAGCTGTTAACTTGTCAGCACAACAATTCGCTGATGCCCTCCTCCCGCAAAAAGTATTCAAAGCATTGGAAGACTCGGGTATCAATTCAGAAAGTTTAATTATCGAAATAACGGAGACAATGGTACTCCAGGACTTCGATCGCAGTATCGACACATTGAACCAGTTGAGAGCCGAAGGAATTAAAGTCCATTTAGATGATTTTGGTGTAGGATTCTCTTCGCTTAGTTATTTGAACCGCCTTCCTGTTGATGCCATCAAAATTGACCGCTCTTTCATCAACCAAATTAACAAGGACACCACTGAAGTGGCCATCGTCAATGCTATTATTAGTATGGCTAAAAGTCTTGGCCTCCAAGTAATCGCTGAAGGCGTAGAGCAACAGGAACATATTACTTATTTGAAGCAAAAAGGGTGTTATGAATACCAGGGTTATTTTTTCAGTAAGCCTGTTCCAGCCCAGTGCGTAAGCCTTTAA
- a CDS encoding alpha/beta fold hydrolase — translation MPYYIEKSGKQLYYDDKGNGEALVFIHPPGMGRKVFKLQHDLGRDFRVIFPDLSGNGDSEVVIQDPDISTYAMEILQLLDHLHLDEAVIVGYSCGGMVAQEFALTFPERTKALILAGGFPKVGTGGLRFEFLGGMQWIEQSPESLAKLLSHSHFRDASIKRELNEHMAKSDPEAWYAYYNRALHYDCSRRLNQLKGPLLLVYGSKEFWINEHAKYYRNCPEAKMTVIEDAFHQTPATHYDRFNEAVRDFIHEKVQNI, via the coding sequence ATGCCTTATTATATTGAGAAGTCGGGGAAACAATTATATTATGATGATAAAGGAAACGGAGAAGCACTTGTATTCATCCACCCTCCTGGGATGGGGCGTAAAGTGTTCAAATTACAACATGATTTAGGTCGCGATTTTCGTGTGATTTTTCCAGACTTGAGCGGAAACGGGGATTCAGAGGTTGTAATACAAGACCCGGATATCAGTACTTATGCCATGGAAATCCTTCAGCTGCTCGATCACCTTCATTTGGATGAAGCCGTGATTGTCGGCTATTCGTGTGGAGGTATGGTAGCCCAGGAATTTGCGCTCACTTTTCCTGAGCGCACCAAGGCGCTCATTTTGGCAGGAGGGTTTCCAAAGGTCGGTACTGGTGGATTACGCTTTGAATTCTTAGGAGGCATGCAATGGATTGAGCAAAGTCCAGAGTCGCTTGCAAAGCTATTGAGCCATTCCCATTTCAGGGATGCATCCATCAAACGCGAGTTAAATGAGCATATGGCAAAGTCGGATCCGGAAGCCTGGTACGCCTATTACAACCGCGCGCTCCATTATGACTGCAGCCGTAGATTGAATCAATTAAAAGGACCCCTTTTACTCGTATACGGAAGTAAAGAATTCTGGATCAATGAGCATGCAAAATACTATCGAAATTGTCCTGAGGCAAAGATGACGGTCATTGAAGACGCATTTCATCAGACACCAGCAACACACTATGATCGTTTCAATGAAGCAGTCAGAGATTTCATTCACGAAAAAGTTCAGAACATATGA
- a CDS encoding SCO family protein has protein sequence MKRLFLLSLFGTLSIILAACGSNELENTLGWEVQPFEATTQDGESFSTKDLEGKVWLANFIFTSCETICPPMTRNMAKIQDQLKEEGIEAEIVSFSVDPTVDTPDVLKKFGKEHGADFSNWTFVTEYTQEEIRVFAEESFKTMAVKTEGNDQVTHGSSFYLVGTEGQVLKKYKGDVDVPYDQIVEDTKIANQ, from the coding sequence ATGAAACGATTATTTTTACTCAGCTTATTTGGAACTTTGTCGATTATTCTAGCCGCGTGTGGTTCGAATGAACTTGAAAATACACTGGGGTGGGAAGTTCAACCGTTTGAAGCCACTACCCAGGATGGTGAAAGCTTCTCCACAAAAGACTTGGAAGGAAAAGTGTGGTTGGCGAACTTCATTTTTACAAGCTGTGAAACGATTTGTCCCCCAATGACAAGGAACATGGCAAAAATCCAAGACCAGCTGAAAGAGGAAGGGATCGAAGCTGAAATCGTCTCCTTCAGTGTGGACCCGACCGTAGATACCCCGGATGTACTTAAGAAATTCGGGAAAGAGCACGGAGCTGATTTCAGTAACTGGACATTTGTGACAGAATATACACAGGAAGAAATAAGGGTTTTTGCTGAAGAAAGTTTTAAAACAATGGCCGTGAAAACCGAAGGAAACGACCAAGTGACACACGGTTCTTCTTTTTACCTTGTCGGGACCGAAGGCCAGGTTCTGAAGAAGTATAAAGGCGACGTAGATGTTCCTTACGATCAGATTGTAGAAGATACGAAAATAGCTAATCAATAG
- a CDS encoding DUF1002 domain-containing protein — protein sequence MKKCMSIWVFITVLFTAFVVPSTGFASTGDQGINEKLGLPIVVYGEALSQSQKTDVAELLEVNQHDQVDEFTVNGQDLANYIGGNPNSNMYSSVKIIHKDNDAGLNIEIVTPDNITQVSKEMYTNALLTAGVENADVLVASSVKVSGHSALTGIYKAYDAKGVKLDEDRMQVASEELDIATDIAEEEGIDQAKISELLTEIKKAIAEQDPATKEEVEQIVQDQLQSLNIELSPEDRQRLTDLFDQMRSLNIDFDQVKTQLEDLTGNLQDLINDDGFWKSLQTAVQNFFTSLSNFVKSLFN from the coding sequence ATGAAAAAATGTATGAGTATATGGGTGTTCATCACAGTTCTATTCACAGCATTTGTTGTCCCATCCACAGGTTTTGCTTCAACAGGAGACCAGGGGATCAATGAGAAGCTTGGTTTACCGATTGTCGTCTATGGAGAAGCATTGTCTCAGTCACAGAAAACGGATGTAGCGGAACTTCTTGAGGTGAATCAACACGATCAAGTGGATGAATTCACTGTAAATGGTCAAGACCTTGCTAACTATATCGGAGGAAATCCGAATTCGAATATGTACTCTTCAGTTAAGATTATTCATAAGGATAATGATGCAGGGTTGAATATTGAAATTGTAACACCTGATAACATAACACAGGTGAGCAAAGAAATGTATACAAATGCTCTGTTGACAGCAGGAGTGGAGAATGCAGATGTCCTAGTTGCTTCTTCTGTAAAAGTAAGTGGTCATTCTGCATTGACTGGAATATATAAAGCCTATGATGCGAAGGGCGTCAAGCTCGATGAAGATCGTATGCAAGTGGCTAGTGAAGAACTTGATATTGCAACAGACATTGCTGAAGAAGAAGGGATTGACCAGGCAAAAATCAGCGAGCTCCTGACAGAAATTAAAAAGGCAATCGCAGAGCAGGATCCTGCCACAAAAGAAGAAGTAGAGCAAATTGTCCAGGACCAGTTGCAATCATTGAATATTGAGTTGAGTCCGGAAGATCGCCAAAGGTTGACTGATCTATTTGACCAGATGAGAAGTTTGAATATCGACTTTGACCAGGTCAAGACTCAGTTGGAGGATCTGACGGGAAACCTTCAGGATTTGATAAACGATGACGGCTTTTGGAAGAGCCTGCAGACAGCTGTGCAGAATTTCTTCACATCCCTCAGCAATTTCGTTAAGTCACTGTTCAACTGA
- a CDS encoding DoxX family protein: MHVLRQIGLYLFAAAFFYAGVTHFIYDHGFAQMLPSWVPLKLELVYVTGITEWLLALLLIFPQTRRAAGFATAIFLVLVLPANIYAAIYGIPAPWSEETSLAALWVRPLFQPLLIWWVITVSKDSKHR, encoded by the coding sequence ATGCACGTATTACGCCAAATCGGGCTTTATCTTTTCGCTGCAGCATTTTTTTACGCAGGGGTCACCCATTTCATATATGACCATGGGTTCGCCCAGATGCTCCCTTCTTGGGTGCCTCTGAAATTAGAACTCGTTTATGTAACAGGGATAACGGAATGGCTCTTAGCCTTGCTTCTTATCTTTCCACAAACAAGGAGGGCGGCGGGGTTTGCGACAGCTATCTTCTTGGTCCTTGTGTTACCAGCCAATATTTATGCTGCCATCTATGGCATACCAGCACCCTGGAGTGAAGAAACGAGCCTGGCTGCTTTATGGGTCCGCCCTCTCTTCCAACCTCTTCTCATATGGTGGGTCATCACAGTGTCCAAAGATTCGAAACACAGATGA
- a CDS encoding type 1 glutamine amidotransferase domain-containing protein — MRLENKKVIALVSKDFEDLELWYPLLRLQEEGAVVHLVGEEAGVEYPGKYGVPATSDYAFNDVDPADYDGVLVPGGWSPDKLRRYDKVIEIIRHMDENRKPIGQICHAGWVLISAGILKGRKVTSTPGIKDDMTNAGATWYDEAVVQDEHLVSARRPPDLPPYAKAFADLLAEK, encoded by the coding sequence ATGCGTTTAGAAAATAAAAAAGTCATAGCCTTAGTAAGCAAGGATTTTGAAGACCTGGAATTATGGTACCCTTTACTCCGGCTGCAAGAAGAAGGAGCTGTTGTACACCTTGTTGGTGAAGAAGCAGGCGTGGAGTATCCTGGCAAGTACGGGGTCCCAGCCACTTCCGATTATGCTTTTAACGATGTCGATCCCGCGGATTACGATGGGGTGCTCGTGCCTGGTGGTTGGTCGCCGGATAAACTTCGCCGTTATGACAAAGTCATCGAAATCATCCGCCACATGGACGAAAACCGCAAACCGATCGGACAAATTTGTCATGCTGGCTGGGTACTCATTTCTGCCGGTATTCTCAAAGGACGGAAAGTAACCAGTACCCCAGGCATCAAAGACGATATGACCAATGCAGGAGCTACTTGGTACGACGAAGCTGTCGTTCAGGATGAACACCTCGTATCCGCACGTCGTCCACCTGATTTACCTCCATATGCAAAAGCTTTTGCTGATTTACTAGCAGAGAAATAA
- a CDS encoding acyl-CoA dehydrogenase family protein, translating into MGDVFQPWIKNVRHERLFEKAVRIAEEARSHVTETDRDAVFSHHTLNVIKQEEYPSLTLPTTFGGEDLSLYELLLLQEKIAEGDGAVALSIGWHMGIMMELADEQLWKRDQFEKLAKEVVRNQKVVNRAATEPATGSPTRGGVPETTAVRADGQYVLNGRKSFTSMAEHLNYYIVSAYIKDIDKVGWFIIDRHQPGVSVEKTWDTLGMRGTESDDLVMTDVELGLEDLVEVNSGEKSTPKGWLLHIPACYLGIAVAARNDAIDFARNFQPNSLDKPISEVAHIQDKIGEMEWKLLQAHSFMYTTARKWDEEPEKRKHMNPELAAVKMAVTNTAAEVVDLSLRIAGGRGLSKKYPFEKYYRDVRAGLHNPPMDDAVVTMLAKRAIAEKE; encoded by the coding sequence ATGGGAGATGTGTTTCAACCATGGATAAAGAATGTCAGACATGAGCGTTTATTTGAAAAGGCTGTACGTATCGCAGAAGAAGCTCGTTCCCATGTGACAGAGACGGATCGGGATGCAGTATTTTCCCACCACACCTTAAATGTGATCAAGCAAGAAGAATACCCTTCTTTAACATTACCGACAACGTTCGGGGGAGAGGATCTTTCCTTATATGAACTGTTGCTGTTACAAGAAAAGATCGCTGAAGGTGACGGAGCGGTTGCGCTATCCATCGGCTGGCATATGGGGATCATGATGGAACTGGCTGATGAACAGTTGTGGAAAAGAGACCAATTCGAAAAATTGGCAAAAGAAGTGGTCCGAAATCAAAAAGTGGTCAACCGCGCAGCGACTGAACCGGCAACAGGAAGCCCTACTCGTGGGGGCGTTCCAGAGACGACGGCTGTCAGAGCAGATGGCCAATATGTGCTGAATGGCAGGAAATCATTTACATCAATGGCGGAGCATTTGAATTATTATATCGTCTCAGCTTATATTAAAGATATAGACAAGGTTGGCTGGTTTATTATCGACCGTCATCAACCTGGTGTTTCAGTTGAAAAGACCTGGGATACCCTTGGTATGCGGGGCACGGAAAGTGATGATTTAGTGATGACAGATGTGGAGTTGGGTCTCGAGGATTTAGTGGAAGTCAATTCTGGGGAGAAGTCGACCCCTAAAGGGTGGCTCCTGCACATTCCTGCCTGCTATTTGGGGATTGCTGTAGCAGCACGGAATGATGCAATTGATTTTGCAAGGAACTTCCAACCCAATAGTTTGGACAAACCGATTTCAGAAGTTGCCCATATTCAGGATAAAATCGGTGAAATGGAATGGAAGCTGCTTCAGGCACATTCCTTTATGTACACGACTGCGAGAAAATGGGACGAAGAACCTGAAAAAAGGAAGCACATGAATCCAGAGTTAGCAGCTGTCAAAATGGCTGTAACCAACACAGCTGCTGAAGTGGTGGACCTGTCACTACGAATTGCGGGAGGGCGCGGGCTCTCAAAGAAATATCCATTTGAAAAATATTATCGTGATGTCCGTGCAGGGCTCCACAATCCTCCTATGGATGATGCTGTCGTTACGATGTTAGCGAAACGGGCTATCGCTGAAAAAGAGTAA